A region from the Medicago truncatula cultivar Jemalong A17 chromosome 6, MtrunA17r5.0-ANR, whole genome shotgun sequence genome encodes:
- the LOC11414497 gene encoding uncharacterized protein, which produces MDLDEWESISNDGYIDFNEDGEKKSALDMEYLYPSPPRKQNQLVPLQIPLDLKIGNTSNDVLLKDITKNQSLEDDQEENVSQVFFKIKENEIGDMKIESPKSSSSKEFITSPRMIIEKDDFGDKEEDSSWEEENNSGFNLWKWSLSGVGAICTFGVVAASICVLFFGSQQRKKLQKDQKNRFQIYADDKRIKQVVQHATKLNEAISVVRGVPITRAHITVGGNYDFFD; this is translated from the exons ATGGATCTTGATGAATGGGAATCAATCTCTAATGATGGCTATATTGATTTCAATGAAGATGGTGAGAAAAAAAGTGCTCTTGACATGGAATATTTGTATCCTTCACCACCAAGAAAACAAAACCAACTTGTCCCTTTACAAATTCCACTAGACCTCAAAATTGGTAACACCtcaaatgatgttttattgAAAGATATCACAAAAAATCAATCTCTTGAAGATGATCAAGAAGAAAATGTGTCACAAGTTTTCTTTAAGATTAAGGAAAATGAAATTGGTGACATGAAAATTGAATCACCAAAGTCAAGTAGTAGCAAAGAGTTTATTACTTCTCCAAGAATGATTATTGAGAAAGATGATTTTGGTGACAAAGAAGAGGATTCAAGTTGGGAAGAAGAGAATAATAGTGGTTTCAATTTATGGAAAtggagtcttagtggtgttggTGCTATTTGCACTTTTGGTGTTGTTGCTGCTTCTATTTGTGTTTTGTTCTTTGGAAGCCAACAAAGGAAAAAACTTCAGAAGGATCAGAAGAATAGGTTCCAAATTTATGCTGATGACAAG AGGATTAAGCAAGTGGTGCAGCATGCAACAAAATTGAATGAAGCAATTTCTGTTGTAAGAGGGGTTCCAATAACAAGAGCTCACATAACAGTTGGTGGAAACTATGATTTCTTTGATTGA